One stretch of Schistocerca nitens isolate TAMUIC-IGC-003100 chromosome 11, iqSchNite1.1, whole genome shotgun sequence DNA includes these proteins:
- the LOC126212607 gene encoding poly [ADP-ribose] polymerase tankyrase-1-like → MLSFILRGPLLSLAVCVLLSVCGQYLSCTVCGNLPTGLDVKTVLEAVFLLRSTPSAGESRTGPSSQPHSGHSDDGRSPATAVSPTSPQTTPQPDDVAISLLRDLSGEEKGRLLIAAAKEGSVSKVRRLLTVGADVEVMDENQQNSLHWAAARGHLEVARRLLEDGADVNARDRWQNTPLHQAAWNGQAPVVRLLAASPANHNAKDKYGNTPLHDAARRGHPDAATALLEAGADREVRNDDGDTPLDLAKRNNHQRLVDILGSNIVQTTVK, encoded by the exons ATGCTGTCATTCATCTTGCGTGGGCCACTACTGTCGTTGGCAGTGTGTGTTCTATTATCTGTGTGTGGACAGTACCTCAGCTGTACAGTCTGTGGTAATCTGCCCACTGGACTCGATGTGAAAACCGTTTTGGAAGCAGTGTTCCTTCTGCGCAGCACGCCAAGCGCTGGAGAGAGCAGGACCGGCCCCTCCTCGCAGCCGCACAGTGGCCACAGCGACGACGGCCGGAGCCCAGCCACAGCTGTGTCCCCCACCTCTCCCCAGACGACTCCCCAGCCTGATGACGTCGCCATCTCTCTCCTGCG GGATCTTTCTGGAGAAGAGAAGGGCAGATTGCTGATTGCAGCAGCTAAGGAGGGGTCAGTGAGCAAGGTGCGAAGGTTGCTGACAGTGGGGGCGGACGTGGAGGTGATGGACGAGAACCAGCAGAACTCACTGCACTGGGCAGCAGCCAGGGGACACTTGGAGGTGGCGAGGCGTCTGCTGGAGGATGGAGCTGATGTCAACGCCAGGGACCGCTGGCAGAACACGCCTCTGCATCAGGCTGCATGGAATGGCCAAGCACCCGTGGTGCGGCTGCTGGCAGCATCCCCTGCCAACCATAACGCCAAGGATAAATATGGGAACACACCACTGCACGATGCGGCACGGCGTGGCCACCCAGACGCGGCGACTGCGCTACTGGAGGCAGGGGCTGACAGAGAAGTCAGGAATGACGATGGGGACACGCCGCTGGACCTAGCCAAGCGGAACAACCACCAGCGGCTAGTAGACATCCTAGGATCAAATATAGTGCAAACGACTGTGAAGTAA